Genomic window (Romeriopsis navalis LEGE 11480):
AGTCGCTCGAACAAATTACGGCGCAGACTCAAGACATCCTTGTTGTGCATGGTCAGCAAGATCCCGTGGTGCCGATCACCGCATCAACCATGGCGCAAGCCGCGCTAACAAAATCTGGTGCCATCGTGGAATATCATGCCTTTGCGAATATGGGCCATGAAATCGCTTGGGGTGTGATTGAGCAGATGCAGAATTTCATCCAAAAACGGCTTAATTAATACCACTTGTAACGCTTTTGTACGCTACGTTACAGCATTGGGATAAATATTTCTAAGATTCTCGGCTTGACACTAGAAAATTAGGCTACGCTGGAAACTATAGAATTGCAACCGAGGTGATGAATCATGGCAACACTCACCCTAGAGAACCTCGATGTCGATAAGTTAACCGACGAGGATGTCGCTAAGTTGGCGAATCGTCTGGAAGATGATGACTATGAGACAGCATTCGCTGGTCTCGATGACTGGCATTTATTGCGGGCGATCGCCTTTCAGCGTCCGGAGTTAGTTGAGTCTTATATTCATTTGCTTGATCTCGAGCCCTTTGATGAGTCATAGGGTTTGAACCAGAATTGATGCTTTGTCTACCCCCTCTGTTCAGGTGTTGATGGAGGGGGTATTTTGACGCGATTTGGGATTGCGTCGGGCAATGGGAATTTGGTAGGGCACTGAGGTTTTGCCAGGAACCGCTAATTTTTTGGGAATTGACGTGATGGATAAACTACTCCAAAATCGCAAAGTTTTGATTGGGGTTTGCGGCGGAATCGCGGCCTATAAGGTCGCCCAGGTGGTCTCCAGCTTGGTACAGGCCGGTGCCATTGTGCAGGTAATTGTGACCGATGCCGCCGCACAGTTTGTCACACCCTTGACCTTTGCGACTCTGAGTCGATCGCCGGCTTATACCGATGCGGATTTTTGGCAGCCGGTGCATGGACGGCCATTGCATATTGCCTTGGGCGAATGGGCTGACGTATTTTTGATCGCGCCACTGACGGCCAATACGTTAGGGAAATTAGTGTATGGCTTGGCTGATAATCTGCTGACCAATACGGTATTGGCCTCAACTTGCCCCGTGCTGCTCGCTCCGGCGATGAATACCGATATGTGGGAGCAGGTGCCGGTCCAAAATAACTGGCAAAAGTTGATGCAGGACCGACGCTTCCATGGGGCGAATCCCGGAGCCGGAATGCTGGCTTGCGAGCGGGTCGGAGCTGGGCGGATGGCGGAGCCCGAGGAACTCTGCGTGCAGTTGCAATCATTGCTGCATACAGGAGGACAACGGGATTTAGTCGGGAAGCGGGTTTTGATCAATGCGGGGGGAACGCGAGAATTTCTCGATCCAGTCCGGTTTATTGGGAATCCTTCGACGGGCAAAATGGGGGTTGCCTTAGCCCAGGCGGCCTTGCTCCGTGGCGCGGCGGTCACACTAGTGCATGGGGCGATCGAATCACATTATCTGGTGAGTCTCAGCGGTG
Coding sequences:
- the isiD gene encoding protein IsiD; translated protein: MATLTLENLDVDKLTDEDVAKLANRLEDDDYETAFAGLDDWHLLRAIAFQRPELVESYIHLLDLEPFDES
- the coaBC gene encoding bifunctional phosphopantothenoylcysteine decarboxylase/phosphopantothenate--cysteine ligase CoaBC, translated to MDKLLQNRKVLIGVCGGIAAYKVAQVVSSLVQAGAIVQVIVTDAAAQFVTPLTFATLSRSPAYTDADFWQPVHGRPLHIALGEWADVFLIAPLTANTLGKLVYGLADNLLTNTVLASTCPVLLAPAMNTDMWEQVPVQNNWQKLMQDRRFHGANPGAGMLACERVGAGRMAEPEELCVQLQSLLHTGGQRDLVGKRVLINAGGTREFLDPVRFIGNPSTGKMGVALAQAALLRGAAVTLVHGAIESHYLVSLSGARLCKTVASDAMYETMQAEFASADLVVFCAAVADVKPAEFVDRKLPKSELPSSLSLAPVLDIAATISQQRQPHQRLIGFAAQTGDIVAPAQAKLQRKGLDAIVANPVDQVASGFGSDTNQAVILAKNGQQQAILPCSKLAMAHQIWDFVRDFVLPEEI